AGTTTTTGGCCGCCTCGCGAATGTTTGGTGGATTTTACTTTAATGGTTCAAGCGACCGCGTTTTACGCTCCAATCTTTCCCGCGTTCAATGGGTTTTTGGAAGTCTCTACAAAACCGGCGACAGAAGAACCATAAGAATTTTCGTTTCTTTTTTTGTATTTTTTTCTCGTAATTCTGTCACAAACAGTAAAATCAATTGTCCCAAGAAGAAAATCATTCTTTAGGAGAATTTTATGAAACTCACTTCTCTCATCCTGACTGGCTTTGTTGCCATAGAACATGTGTTCATTTTAGTATTGGAAATGTTCCTTTGGAAAACAGAGTTTGGAATGAAAGTTTTCCAACTCACACCAGAAACTGCTGAGATCACTTCTAAATTAGCGAAAAACCAAGGGCTTTACAATGGATTTTTGGCTGCGGGACTTTTTTGGGCACTTATCTTTATCAAAGACCAAAAACAACAATTCCAAACCATTTTGTTTTTTCTCATCTGTGTTGTGGTCGCAGGAATTTATGGTTCGGCAACTGCTAAGTTTTCCATTCTTTTTTCCCAGGGCCTACCGGCGTTACTTGCGCTAATTGTTCACTATATAACTAACAAAAATCGATGATAGACGATCCGCATCTTTCTCTATTAGAAAGTTCCCTTGCTGGTAAAACAAATGCCTTGGAAGAATTGATTCAAATCTTCCAACCAAAAGTATTTTCATTAGCATTGAAATTTTTATGGAACCCAGAAGATGCGGAAGACGCCACCCAAGAAATTTTAGTCAAAGTGATTACCAACTTAGGTGGTTTTCGAAAAGAAAGTAAATTGTCTACTTGGATTTACCGGATTGCCAGTAACCACCTAATCAATGCACAAAAATCAAAAATGGAACGACGTAAAGTTCATTTGAGAGCAGTACGTGAAGAATTACATAGAACTCAAGTCCCGTTCAATCCTTCTTCCTATTTTCCAACACAGGTTATGGAAGAAGAAAATTCACCCAAAGTTTCCGAATTGGTTTTACATGTCCAAGTGGCTTGCACCTACGCAATGTTACAAGGTCTTACAAGACCCTATCGGATGGCTTATCTTTTAGGAGAAGTATTCCAAACTTCGAGTGAAGAAGGTGCCTCGGTGATGGGGGTTCGCCCAGAGGCTTTCCGCCAAAAGTTATCAAGATCTAGAAAACAAATGGAGACCTTTCTTGGAAAAGAATGTAGCTTAACAAAAGCAGAAAATCCATGCCATTGTCCCAATCGAATCACTTATGCCACTAGGGCCGGTAGGATCAAATCCTATCTCAGACTTTCCGAACAAATGAAATTAGATGGAAGATGGAAAGAAATTAAGCCTATGATGGCTGATACATCCAAAATCAGAAAAGCCGCTGAGGTATTTCGTAATCACCCCGAATACCTACCGAAAAAAAACCAATTAGAAAATATACGGACGCTTTTACACAACTCGTTTCCACTCACGACTCGGTGAATTTCCAAAAATACGTTTATAAGCTTTCGAAAAGGAAAAGGCAGACGCATAACCTACGTTTTGTGCAATCTCTTCCAATCCCATATTCCCTTTTTGGAACATTTGTTTGGCTTTTTCCATTCTGAGTTTAGCCAAATACTCCATTGGAGGAATCCCAAGTACATCGCGAAATCGGTTGGCGAGGTTTGCACGAGAGACTCCCGTTTCTTTGGCCAAAGATTCAATCGTCCAATCTTTATTATATCCATTGTGTAATTTTTCCAAGGCATACAATACGAGCGAATCGTGAAAGGCTTTGACCCAACCAACTTTCAAATCTATATTTTGGCTGAGCCACATTCGCAACATATAATATAACAAAATGTCTGTTAATCTTTGCACAATTAAGTCGGTTCCAAGATTCAGTTCCAATTCACGAGAAAGGATTTGAATGATATCTCCCAGAGCATGATGGGCTTGGATGTTTTCATAAGGTATATGGATATAATCTGGTAATTCCAAAAACAATGGATGGACTGGGCCCGGAGGAACTTCATAACGAACAGAAACAAATGTAGTGACAGGATTTTCTTTTTTGATTCGAATTTCCTTATCACCTAAGAAACGTTCAATGGTTACTACTTTTGCTTTTGGATCTGATAAAAGCTCGTGGTTGATTCCCCTGGTAATAAAGATGAGATCCCCCTTATGCAGAGGAATGGTGGTAGCATTCAACCTCGCATAACAACTACCTTGTGTTACCACATGAAAACCGCCGCTCTTTTCACAAGGGAAGTGAAACCCAAAACTATCAAAAATTTGCCCTTTGGATAGTAAGTCGTTTTTCCAACCGGCCGAGGCGAGAATATCAGAAAGTAAATCCATAAGCCTTTTTACCCTTATATTCACCAAATGTCTACCGATTTATACGATTAGATATATTTTTAATATTTTACGACATAGACAGTATAGGTTTTCCAGAGTATATTGGAAGAACAATAACGGATTCATTTCCGAATTCAAGGATTAACTATGAAAGTATTTGTATATGGCGGCTCAGGACTTGTCGGAGGCCACCTCGTCACTGAATTATTAAACGGGGGACATGAAGTCTTTGCAGGATCAAGAAAACCGGAGTCCCAAAAGAGTTCCTCAAATTTACATTGGGTATTTGCCGATTCTAGTGAACTTAACAAAGGATTGGAAGTTTTGGAAAAGGTGGATGCTGCTTATTTTTTAAGCCCTCCAGGCCAAACCAACCAATATGAAATTCTATCCCCTTGGATCGAAAAAGCAAAACAAGTTGGCCTAAAAAAATTAGTGCTGATGACAGCAATGGGTGTAGAACATGCACCACCGGAAGCACCATTTCGCAAAACAGAGATTTTGTTAGAAGGATCTGGAATTCCTTGGAATATCATTCGTCCGAACTGGTTTATGCAAAACTTCCACACCTTTTGGATTTCAGGAATCAAACAAGATGGGAAAATCTATTTTCCAGGTGGAAATGCAAAAACAAGTTTCATTGATGCAAGGGATATCGCTTCTGTTGCCGCGGTGCTTCTAACTACTTCGAAAAATGATAACCAAGCTTTTGCTTTGACTGGACCCGAATCCATCGATCACAGTGAAGTGGCTAACCATTTAACTAAAGTAAGTGGAAAATCAATTGGGTATGTAGATGTAGATCCAAAAGTATTTGAAACTTCGCTTGTATCTGCCGGTCTCACAAAAGACTATGCGGCATTTCTTGTGATGATTGCAGGTGCCTTAAAAGAAGGATTTGCTTCACCTATTCTAGATACAGTGAAAACTTTGACAGGAAAAGATCCCATTGCCTTTAGTCAATATGCAAAAGACAATGCTGATGCTTGGAAATAGTTTCATACATCTAAATTAAAATCTTTTACTAAGGTAAGGATTTATTTTTTAATCTGCAATTAAGATCCGGTTGGCAGCTCCACCAGTCGGATCTTCTAGTATATTCCTCAAAAGTAATTTATGAAATGGTAAAAAGGCTGACCCACTCACATTCACATGGTTCTTATAGAATTTTTTGGTTGGAATGACTTTCTTTTGTTTCAAACTGATAGGATCATAAATATGCAACCCAGAGTTTCTTACCCAAACAAGTTCTCCCTCTTTCCAAAATCCTAATTTATGTCCGTGGGTTCCCCATTTTGATTTTTTAACGTCAGATAGATTGTCTGTATTGTACATACGAACTTCGCCGGTATCCGCTGCTGCCATATACAAATATTTTCCATCTTTCGAAAAACTAATTCCATATGGTGTTGATGGAATGGAAAACTCTTGGAAGGAGTTGGAATCTATTTTATATAAAATACCCATTGGATTTCTTTTTTGGAAGGCTTCCGTATAACAAGCAATTAATATTTGTTTGGATTCTGGATGGAACTCTGGTGTGTATGGGTAAAATTTTGATTTGTATTCTTTTAATTTTGTCAAATTTTGGTTTTGAATTTTGTATATAAAAGCGGTTACATCTTCTGATTCATCATCTTTTAAATCTGCATCGATAGCAAAAGTGAAGTAACCGGTATTGTCTTCTTGTGAATAACCAATGGCAGAACTCTGTGCAAAAGATTTATTATCATCCTCTGCAATTTCATAGATTGGCTCCACTACATCAATGGTATTGGTTGTGAGATCCCATCCCATAAAAAAATACCTTTTGGTATTTACAGATTTATGTTTATTTTCTATCACAAAACCAGCCCGGTGTGTTGTTTCATCATAAAACAAAAATTCGTAAATGGTCAGAGGCAATCGTTTTCCCTTGGTCTCGATTTGTCCGACAAACTCAGTTGCATGTGCAATGTAATATGCTTCTAAGGGAACGGACCGATAGACTCTCTCTTTGGAGAGAGTATCATAAAAATACAACCCAGGTTCATCAAAATCTGCAGTCCTTCCTGAATAGATCCACTTCCCACCATTGACAAAGAAGGGAGTGTTTCCCTCCACAAACGTAGGACGCAAATTGAAATCAGTAGCGAAGGAATACTCAGATTCTACTTTTTGTGCTAACAAAGAAAAAGAAAAAAATAAAATAGAGAAATAGAAAAAAGTAAATCGTTTCATTACCGGCTCCTACCATGTTGGCATGGTGGAATACACTACAAGGTTTCCTTTTTTTTACAACCATACTTTACAAATTTTGGCAGAAAAAAACAAATTAACTAACACATATAAGAGTTTTCTATCTTAAGTAATATGTAGGATATACATTTACAAAATCAATAGTGGAACAGGCGTTATAGATTAGCCTACAAACATGATTCTATTTTTCCTAATTCTAGAAGAAGCCACTCAGCAGATTTTACTTCCTTCCCATCTGATGTTCTTATTAAATAGGGAGTTCCGGTTAAAAATGATTTCGATGCGATTTTTTCTATGAATAACTTGGCGGTCCATTCTTTGGGATCAGGTGCAAAAAACGAGTTTTTAGCCTCTTGTAATTTATAACGAAGGTGTTTTTCAGCCTCTTCGGCCGTATGTGTTTCTCCGTTACGAATAAAATTTCCTTGGATTTTCCCGATTCGTTTTAAAAGTTTTTCAATTTTTTGCTCTTCGGTAGATGGCTGACAAGAATTGGTTTTTCCATACAAAACTGGTAATTCGGTAACAAATAAAAATAAAATTGTACAGAGAAACCAGTAGTAGCCACGAACTTTCATAAACATCTCCTTAATTTAGATAAATTCAAAGTGAATTAACTTATCATCAATCATTATCGAAAGATAACAATTAAAATCAATTTTGAACAGTCGAATTGTATAAAACTTACAAGAGAAAAACTTTTGTGGCAGCAAGTCATAGATAAATGACTGGCGGTTGCTCTAAATTGACCCCTAGTCAATAATATGTTTTTTTCTAGCGTATTTTTTCGGATTTCTCTATCCTGGAAGTATGAGTCGCGCGCCGATTGTAGAACGTTCGCCAAAAAAAAGAGCTGTATTGGAAAAAGACAAACTTTCCAAACGAACTTCCATTCTTCAAGCCGCAGCCTTTCTTTTACAAAAAAAAGATTGGGCAGAACTTTCCATGGATGAAGTTGCCAAACGAGCAAAAATTGCAAAAGGAACTTTGTATTTATATTTTCCAACAAAAGAAGACCTTTGCCTTCGAGTACATAACGCCGATTATGAAGTGTGGTTTTTGGACATGGAAACATTTTTAACAGAAACAAAAAACATAGATGCTGAAGTGTTTTCTAAATGGTTTGTTGAATCAATGGATCGACATGTTCGTTTTTTAAAACTTTTACCCATTGTCCCCACAATTCTAGAAAAAAATGCAAGCATCGCAACTATTCGAGAATTCAAACTTAGCCTAAAAGAACAAATTATAAAAATCCTGCCGCTTCTAATCCAAGCCTTTCCTTTTCTAAACGAACAATCGGCATTTTTATTTCTGATGCAGTGCCATGCTTTAGCTGTAGGATCTTGGTCCCATGGTTTTCCCTCCAACCAAGTGAGAGAGGCAGTCAAAGAAAATGGATTAGATATGTTTGTTCTGGATTACAAAAATTTTCTGAAAACATCCATTCTGACACTTCTAAATGGAAATAAGATCACCTAACGAATGCCAGAATAAATTTGATTCATTACCTTATGTTTCAGACGAACATCGGTAATGGGAGTTCTGTTTTCATCCATCAAATCCATCTGAAACAATTGATCCCGATCACTATG
The sequence above is drawn from the Leptospira sp. WS4.C2 genome and encodes:
- a CDS encoding AraC family transcriptional regulator, whose amino-acid sequence is MDLLSDILASAGWKNDLLSKGQIFDSFGFHFPCEKSGGFHVVTQGSCYARLNATTIPLHKGDLIFITRGINHELLSDPKAKVVTIERFLGDKEIRIKKENPVTTFVSVRYEVPPGPVHPLFLELPDYIHIPYENIQAHHALGDIIQILSRELELNLGTDLIVQRLTDILLYYMLRMWLSQNIDLKVGWVKAFHDSLVLYALEKLHNGYNKDWTIESLAKETGVSRANLANRFRDVLGIPPMEYLAKLRMEKAKQMFQKGNMGLEEIAQNVGYASAFSFSKAYKRIFGNSPSREWKRVV
- a CDS encoding RNA polymerase sigma factor, encoding MIDDPHLSLLESSLAGKTNALEELIQIFQPKVFSLALKFLWNPEDAEDATQEILVKVITNLGGFRKESKLSTWIYRIASNHLINAQKSKMERRKVHLRAVREELHRTQVPFNPSSYFPTQVMEEENSPKVSELVLHVQVACTYAMLQGLTRPYRMAYLLGEVFQTSSEEGASVMGVRPEAFRQKLSRSRKQMETFLGKECSLTKAENPCHCPNRITYATRAGRIKSYLRLSEQMKLDGRWKEIKPMMADTSKIRKAAEVFRNHPEYLPKKNQLENIRTLLHNSFPLTTR
- a CDS encoding YncE family protein, coding for MKRFTFFYFSILFFSFSLLAQKVESEYSFATDFNLRPTFVEGNTPFFVNGGKWIYSGRTADFDEPGLYFYDTLSKERVYRSVPLEAYYIAHATEFVGQIETKGKRLPLTIYEFLFYDETTHRAGFVIENKHKSVNTKRYFFMGWDLTTNTIDVVEPIYEIAEDDNKSFAQSSAIGYSQEDNTGYFTFAIDADLKDDESEDVTAFIYKIQNQNLTKLKEYKSKFYPYTPEFHPESKQILIACYTEAFQKRNPMGILYKIDSNSFQEFSIPSTPYGISFSKDGKYLYMAAADTGEVRMYNTDNLSDVKKSKWGTHGHKLGFWKEGELVWVRNSGLHIYDPISLKQKKVIPTKKFYKNHVNVSGSAFLPFHKLLLRNILEDPTGGAANRILIAD
- a CDS encoding TetR family transcriptional regulator gives rise to the protein MSRAPIVERSPKKRAVLEKDKLSKRTSILQAAAFLLQKKDWAELSMDEVAKRAKIAKGTLYLYFPTKEDLCLRVHNADYEVWFLDMETFLTETKNIDAEVFSKWFVESMDRHVRFLKLLPIVPTILEKNASIATIREFKLSLKEQIIKILPLLIQAFPFLNEQSAFLFLMQCHALAVGSWSHGFPSNQVREAVKENGLDMFVLDYKNFLKTSILTLLNGNKIT
- a CDS encoding NAD(P)H-binding protein — protein: MKVFVYGGSGLVGGHLVTELLNGGHEVFAGSRKPESQKSSSNLHWVFADSSELNKGLEVLEKVDAAYFLSPPGQTNQYEILSPWIEKAKQVGLKKLVLMTAMGVEHAPPEAPFRKTEILLEGSGIPWNIIRPNWFMQNFHTFWISGIKQDGKIYFPGGNAKTSFIDARDIASVAAVLLTTSKNDNQAFALTGPESIDHSEVANHLTKVSGKSIGYVDVDPKVFETSLVSAGLTKDYAAFLVMIAGALKEGFASPILDTVKTLTGKDPIAFSQYAKDNADAWK
- a CDS encoding DUF1304 domain-containing protein, translated to MKLTSLILTGFVAIEHVFILVLEMFLWKTEFGMKVFQLTPETAEITSKLAKNQGLYNGFLAAGLFWALIFIKDQKQQFQTILFFLICVVVAGIYGSATAKFSILFSQGLPALLALIVHYITNKNR
- a CDS encoding DUF5329 family protein, with translation MKVRGYYWFLCTILFLFVTELPVLYGKTNSCQPSTEEQKIEKLLKRIGKIQGNFIRNGETHTAEEAEKHLRYKLQEAKNSFFAPDPKEWTAKLFIEKIASKSFLTGTPYLIRTSDGKEVKSAEWLLLELGKIESCL